A region of Lycium ferocissimum isolate CSIRO_LF1 unplaced genomic scaffold, AGI_CSIRO_Lferr_CH_V1 ctg12184, whole genome shotgun sequence DNA encodes the following proteins:
- the LOC132041886 gene encoding DNA polymerase-like has product MVEYYFTEENVTTSDFDEKSKMVLESFLSRIGDIAIKFKSPLTVYLHNLSRFDGLLLLDYMRKSWGKRGNVKMMDRNHHIYEIKVRASGRRVLFRFKDSMLMLKGSLDSLSKNLCPELGYKGSIDSLKVNQDTLSNMKEDLRKYLKQDVLLLGGVMQKLQGLIWDEYGVDIECKLTLPSFAMLLFRMKFLDADKWHIYKASGDEDTFIRSGYYGGHVDIFIPFGKNLYYYDINSLYPFVMRDSPMPVGTPVWHSNLSEMDLDSIFGFLEAVVNCPRNIKRPFLPFRKRKDSTLIFPTGKFRGVYFSEELKYARTLGYTVVPIEGYLFEKSEGSPFEDYVRSLSENRIIAKQKGNTAIHATQEWFESQYVDPSRKLNVNVDNNFALDWRSFAVQKKTTTYKLGINPEAKRDLIYDDKGLWVDTSPIHVELDDDTALGDGKSRQIVQALMDNINDLMDQINKLNRKLLDIKEEREMTKQEEGREITNKGSGMTKVEEEREIPMQEF; this is encoded by the exons ATGGTTGAATACTACTTCACCGAGGAGAACGTCACCACGTCTGATTTTGATGAAAAGAGTAAAATGGTTCTAGAATCTTTTCTGTCCAGAATTGGTGATATAGCTATCAAATTTAAATCACCACTAACTGTTTACTTACATAACCTCAGTAGATTCGATGGGCTTTTATTGCTAGACTACATGAGAAAAAGTTGGGGAAAGAGGGGTAATGTTAAAATGATGGATAGAAACCACCATATCTACGAGATAAAAGTCCGCGCGTCGGGGAGGCGGGTTTTATTCCGCTTCAAAGACTCAATGCTGATGCTCAAGGGTTCGCTTGATTCACTTTCAAAGAATCTATGCCCCGAACTTGGGTATAAGGGTTCTATTGATTCTTTGAAAGTGAATCAAGACACTCTCAGCAATATGAAGGAGGACTTGAGAAAATATCTTAAGCAGGACGTCCTTCTCCTAGGGGGTGTCATGCAAAAACTGCAAGGGTTAATTTGGGATGAGTACGGGGTGGACATAGAATGTAAGCTCACCCTTCCATCATTTGCAATGCTCCTCTTTCGTATGAAGTTCTTGGATGCCGATAAATGGCACATCTACAAAGCTAGCGGGGACGAAGACACCTTTATAAGAAGTGGTTACTACGGTGGTCATGTGGATATCTTCATACCGTTTGGTAAAAACCTATACTACTACGACATAAACTCTCTCTATCCCTTTGTGATGAGAGATAGCCCCATGCCCGTTGGGACTCCTGTCTGGCATAGTAATTTGAGTGAGATGGACTTAGATAGCATCTTTGGATTTCTCGAGGCCGTTGTGAACTGCCCCCGGAATATCAAGAGGCCCTTTCTTCCTTTTCGAAAGAGAAAAGATAGTACTCTGATCTTCCCGACTGGTAAGTTTAGAGGGGTTTACTTTAGCGAGGAGTTAAAGTATGCTAGAACCCTGGGGTACACTGTAGTCCCAATCGAGGGATACCTCTTTGAGAAGAGCGAGGGAAGCCCTTTTGAAGACTATGTTAGGTCCCTCTCGGAGAATAGGATAATAGCTAAGCAAAAAGGGAATACTGCGAT ACATGCAACTCAAGAGTGGTTTGAGTCCCAGTACGTCGACCCATCTCGAAAACTCAATGTAAATGTGGATAACAACTTCGCGCTTGATTGGAGGTCTTTCGCCGTCCAGAAGAAAACTACAACATACAAGCTCGGGATTAACCCTGAGGCTAAGAGAGATTTAATATATGATGATAAGGGTTTATGGGTTGATACAAGTCCTATTCATGTTGAGCTTGATGATGATACAGCCCTAGGTGATGGTAAATCTAGACAAATAGTCCAAGCCTTAATGGATAATATAAATGACTTAATGGATCAGATAAATAAATTGAATAGAAAACTATTGgatataaaagaagaaagagagatgaCAAAGCAggaagaaggaagagaaatcACTAATAAAGGAAGCGGGATGACAaaggttgaagaagaaagagagattCCAATGCAGGAATTCTAA
- the LOC132041888 gene encoding putative cytochrome c biogenesis ccmB-like mitochondrial protein, whose translation MRRLFLELYHKQIFPSTPITSFSLFLSYIVVTPLMLGFEKDFSCHSHLGPIRIPPLFPFPSAPFPRNEKEDGTLELYYLSAYCLPKILLLQLVGHRVIQISRVFRGFPMLQLPYQFGRSGMDRLNIPLGSLVLTLLCGIHSRSALGITSSSGWNSSQNPTTSPTSLPPTVSRTSIETEWFHVLSSIGYSSPFVSLFPISVSISSQD comes from the coding sequence ATGAGACGACTCTTTCTTGAACTATATCATAAACAGATCTTCCCCTCCACACCAATCACGAGTTTTTCTCTATTCCTCTCGTATATCGTCGTAACGCCCTTAATGCTAGGTTTTGAAAAAGACTTTTCATGTCATTCCCATTTAGGTCCGATTCGGATCCCTCCGTTGTTTCCTTTTCCTTCCGCACCTTTTCCTCGAAATGAGAAAGAAGATGGTACACTTGAATTGTATTATTTAAGTGCTTATTGCTTGCCAAAAATCCTACTTCTACAATTGGTAGGTCACCGGGTTATTCAAATAAGTCGTGTTTTCCGTGGTTTTCCCATGTTACAACTTCCGTACCAATTCGGTCGATCCGGAATGGATCGGTTAAACATTCCATTAGGTAGCCTGGTCTTGACTCTTCTGTGTGGTATTCATTCTCGTTCGGCTCTTGGAATCACATCCAGCAGTGGTTGGAACAGCTCGCAAAATCCAACCACTTCACCTACTTCATTGCCCCCAACCGTTTCTCGTACCTCTATTGAAACAGAATGGTTTCATGTTCTTTCATCGATTGGTTATTCCTCTCCGTTCGTATCTCTTTTTCCAATTTCGGTCTCGATTAGTTCACAAGATTGA